One part of the Mya arenaria isolate MELC-2E11 chromosome 3, ASM2691426v1 genome encodes these proteins:
- the LOC128228968 gene encoding anaphase-promoting complex subunit 11: MKVKLKSWTAVATWRWVANDDNCGICRMAFDGCCPDCKLPGDDCPLVWGECSHCFHIHCIVKWLNSQQVNQLCPMCRQDWKFKE; this comes from the exons AGTTGGACTGCTGTGGCAACGTGGCGCTGGGTTGCAAATGATGACAACTGTGGAATCTGTCGTATGGCATTTGATGGTTGCTGCCCAGATTGCAAACTTCCCGGAGACGATTGCCCTCTAG TGTGGGGCGAGTGTTCCCATTGTTTCCATATCCACTGCATCGTGAAGTGGCTTAACTCCCAACAGGTGAACCAGCTTTGCCCAATGTGTCGACAGGACTGGAAGTTCAAGGAATAA
- the LOC128228966 gene encoding isopentenyl-diphosphate Delta-isomerase 1-like, producing MNLFSRRPLFKKSYLSAVNISRQYNVTASSEETVNSFLQSHDELQQTYLKEVCILVNENDKVLGSASKKDCHLLSNINGGMLHRAFSVFLFNSKNELLLQQRSNAKITFPGMFTNTCCSHPLSTKLEMDEEKAMGVKRAAQRKLFHELGITPDQIPLNIFEYITRIQYSALNQPNDGIFGENEIDYVLIVKRDVDVSLNYNEVQSYRYVDQEGMKDLLAKAESGHILLTPWFTMICKEFLFKWWANLKKTTDFVDHKNIHKLSQ from the coding sequence ATGAATCTTTTCTCTCGGAGACCTCTTTTTAAGAAGAGTTACTTGAGTGCTGTTaacatttcaagacaatataATGTAACTGCTTCATCTGAAGAAACAGTCAATAGCTTCTTACAGAGTCATGATGAGCTCCAGCAAACATACCTGAAGGAAGTTTGTATCTTAGTGaatgaaaatgacaaagttCTTGGCTCAGCTTCAAAGAAAGACTGCCACCTTTTGTCCAACATCAATGGAGGCATGCTACACCGGGCCTTCAGTGTCTTCCTGTTTAACAGTAAGAATGAGCTTCTTCTTCAGCAACGCTCCAATGCTAAAATCACTTTTCCTGGAATGTTCACTAATACATGCTGTAGTCATCCATTGAGTACAAAACTGGAAATGGACGAGGAAAAAGCTATGGGGGTAAAACGTGCGGCCCAACGCAAGCTGTTCCATGAACTGGGCATTACGCCTGACCAAatacctttaaatatatttgagtacATTACCAGAATCCAGTACTCGGCATTGAACCAGCCCAATGATGGCATATTTGGTGAAAACGAGATTGACTATGTGTTGATTGTGAAGAGAGATGTGGATGTTAGTTTGAACTACAACGAGGTGCAGAGTTACCGCTATGTTGATCAGGAGGGGATGAAAGACCTGCTTGCTAAGGCCGAGAGCGGGCACATCCTGCTAACACCCTGGTTCACTATGATCTGTAAGGAGTTCTTGTTTAAATGGTgggcaaatcttaaaaaaactaCAGACTTTGTTGATCATAAGAACATTCATAAGTTGTCACAGTGA